The nucleotide sequence GCGTGTcatgtgcctgtctgtcaatGGGAGGAAGCCACGCCCTATTTCAGTTATACCCTTctcatattttttgttaatctgcattgtttcgtcacatacacaacacagtgccatctagtggctttCTTAAGTAACATGAACAATCAACGTTACGTACATCATTAAAAGTCCAACCTAAAACTACACCAAAACCAATTTGATTTATGGACTCTACACTTCATAAACATGAGTCACAAAAGCTTCTGGTTTCCACCAacaacacaacaataataaaagcaaTGCATAGGCTACCATACTGCAATAAAAATTTAGCAATGTAGCAGGCAAGCAGTGTATTCACAATTGATTAAAATAAGGATTGCTAATGTGTCATCATGACGTATTCGCAGTAGTgaacgcaaagcattttgggaaacaGCGGCACAAATataacgcgccagacttctatgcatggaggggagaatgctgttttataaaacagaatgttttataatgtttggaATAGTCCGTTCTCACGATAGAAGTGGTgtaaagcttaagaacggaatatccttttatcgttttccagcgtggaaaaataatagtacaagccatgtttcagaggtgacaaaaagGTAACGAATGGCATGGATAGCAGCAGTAAGGAggcccaagattaccttcgataacactccaccacacacgatggtgtgttcaaagcattttcacaaaggtaaagttacaattactctctgtaaatgttatgttgtagGCAAATAACCAGcgtgttttgtttgacttaacCAGACCATTAGATGTTGACGTTAGGCCAATGTTAACTGTTAAGTAGCATGGAATGGCTAGAAGATGAGCTTAAGTTACCAAACGTACTAAAGCGTAACGTTTAATcggtttttttaaatgttgtacatctaggctacatagcaatttatttggtgactgtgtttgcaggcaaacctgcctatgaaatgttggagtgtgatcctgactggaccccttctctgtacagtcgccatactgaggtcaaagctacgaacacagaccggttcaagcccttttggagaattatataccatgctcacatctactatgtaaatgtttattgttttccaaaagattttgtaatgtctcttctcacatgtaatgatttttagccatgtctgtaaataaaatacacaaagactaaATGGaattctgcctcctttatctgtattaaggaagaattgtgcaaaatcagtgttctttggtgcaaacacaattacataacttaaatagtagtaaccatccaacttaatttcagtttctttacatatttaacatgtaaatacatttagatgaatacatttacattataaaaagtccatagaaatttttttttgtgtatgcactaacacttagtatcgtgtagttgtaaatatatgggtgctggaagttgggcaacagtttgacgtcccttgaccagtccgctctgctcgtaaggatccagtcctttgattccctttATTTTCTCAtcatatctcgtctttgcattaggatttagttttaggcggtatgttccgacaatgttttctttagccCGCTGCATTTTGTAGGATTATGTTCTGTTTTTCAcgctaattttcattattttcatgccagaacactagcctgctaTGCCAGCCCATGTAAACgggccaaacatacccataattctttgcgttctgataACGTTGCCGCCCAGTTGTTCACATGTCTTAGCGATCTCTATAGTTAGGCGGGTCTCCGAGTGAAATCTCCGAAGAACTTTATCTTTCCATTCATGTTGACACTTGCGTGTGAGATCCTTCTCAAATGCCAGCAGAATGAGCTGGGCCTTGCGTGCGTGGCGCATAGAACGTCTGTGGTAGGTGAATACATtcctcaaaactgaaaatgaattttCACACATTGCGGTTGAAGCACCAAGCGTCAATGCGGTCTTCAAAGCTGTCAGTACACTTGGCATTGCTTCTAATGTTTTGTGGTTACTTTGAAAGGAGATTTTGTGTTGTCAATTTCGCGCTTCCTTCTTTGTTTATTGGTGTAGAAATAAACTGTTTAGCAACAATACATTCTGTCTCAACGATGGTTGATTTTGTTAATGACATGATGTGGCTGAAGTAACTTTGGATTCAAAAATTGATCGCTCTCTGGGTTTAACAGCAATCAGCGATTGCGCAAGCTGTGTGTTGCGCTCACCGAAGCGATGGTTGATTTTTCTCCAAGAAGTTTACTTGATTATAGCACTGTATAAATAACCATtgcttaaaatttaattattattcatgcaacataCAATATTCAACGCTGGTGTGGTCTAGAGGTGAACGTAACTCACAGTCTTCAGATTCAGGTGAGATCTCCACCATCAGAGAGAGGAAGCCCGCCAGGAACTGTGGGTTATTCTCAGTGATCTGCAGATGCTTGCAGTATCctctaaatatatttacagagagaaagaaagagattgaACAaccacacatttacacaaaacacacaatatctCAAACATTTACCAGAGGAAATATCATAACGGATAAATGTATCGGTGTATGGGAGCTAGAAACACGTGACCAGCTGACTCAAACGAGTTCGGCAGCAGGGACTGTAAATCTGAGAG is from Cyprinus carpio isolate SPL01 unplaced genomic scaffold, ASM1834038v1 S000006809, whole genome shotgun sequence and encodes:
- the LOC122144960 gene encoding uncharacterized protein LOC122144960 — protein: MLQLQYLQSLLPNSFESAGHVFLAPRGYCKHLQITENNPQFLAGFLSLMVEISPESEDFLRNVFTYHRRSMRHARKAQLILLAFEKDLTRKCQHEWKDKVLRRFHSETRLTIEIAKTCEQLGGNVIRTQRIMERSMKDPRIDRAVAVCKKVVSSFSFSWKRRRDLATAQQELNLAAHQLISESPTRWGSREKMIEWVLEQ